Within Plectropomus leopardus isolate mb chromosome 23, YSFRI_Pleo_2.0, whole genome shotgun sequence, the genomic segment aaaatgagttatattttaaattttgttgctAACATTGCAAAGACTTGATGGATTTTTAAAGATGTCCTCACAAACTTGTTAAAGTGTTTAAACTtatcaaagttgtttttatgatacAAAGTCCAATGACTCCTATTACAATGATAAAATACACGGGTTCAAACTGACAAGCTTCCATTCaaataagttaaaacaaataaacgtAAAATTAAAGGCCGATTGAACTTGAATAACTATATAACAGTTTCTCAACATTTGAAAATACCTTTCATTGGTGATTTGAACTTTttgcacagatttaaaaaatagactTCATACCTCTTGAGTATTACCACAGAgcccaaaattcaaaatgcagaCCTACTTTTATTCTTGGATATGTGATACTGTTTTTAGAAGTTTATAGAAGTCAGTTCtaacatgtaaaaaagtaaaaaataaattcagaagaAGACGACGTACCTGCTACACTGAGCACCAGATCCTAAGACTGCACAGCCAAAGTCTGTAAATCATTTACAGGCTGTTGACCTTAAGTCACTCAGCTGAGTGCTGCATTATATTTAGTTTGAATTTAGATTATAACAGGTCATGTATTTGAGCACAGCCATTAAGAATTGTAACATGTTTTAAGCAACAAATCATTAACAAAACCAAATTATAAAGAAAGTGTTCAggttttgcaggaaaaaaagacttaataGTTCACTTTAATGAACTGTGTGCATAGAAatttaaatgtcagattttaaatGACTATGGGTTAAATTTAAGGCTACAgctaacaataaataaattaaacttaagTAAGTTAAGCTTAACAGTCTGGTGATACAGTTTCTCTTGGACTATCTATGTGAACCTTTGAGCTGGTTGCCAGTTAACTGATTGCTGGCAGAAAATATTACAGCTGCAATCAAAACCATCAggatcaataaaaatatttctctgtTCATATGGTAATGTAGGAAAAGTGAAGCAGTAGTTGTGAGATCTGCTATTTCACTGCAGGAAGCAGAACAGGACTAACAGGACAGGTCCCTGCCATTCTGGTTTACCTGATTCATTTATTACCCTTACCAACATGTTCATGTGAAGCtatatagcagagtttcaggagcaggaccacgCCTCTACCGCACCTCACCGCGCCTCTACCgcgcctcttccggcttaaatatcctcctaacccgatctccccctttcgttctcgttattctgcacGAGCGCGTACGACACACACACCACGTACCGTTTCGCTCTCGGTCGGCTGCGGTTCGCTCACTCGCCCCTATTATGgatcctgtctctctgtccccgtcGGATGACGACCTGTTCGGTCGAAGTCGTGACGATGGCCCTCAGCGTCTCCATCTGGCCGTGCAGGCGTCCTCAGGGTCCGACGCCGACAACTTCTCTGTCGCGTCCGTGCCGGAGACGCCGACTTCGGCAGTGCAACCGGCCGCCGGCCCCTCGGTTCCCTCCATGGTCCATGTTCCACctggctcctctctgctcaccatccATGTACGGCTCTGCGTCTCCTGGTCCGCCACCCTCAGCGGAAAGAAGAGGACGCGGTCGCCCCCGTGCAGCCCTGCGCCGCCGCGGTTCTCCTACTCCGTCGCCGCGGAGGACGGTGGCGGCCTCCCGCCGTTGTCTCGACTCTGCCGGCTCGGCGGCTCGCCGTCGAGCGATGTGCGCTGGAGCGCGGCGTCACCACGCTCCGGCGAGGTCTCCCGTTTGCCGGCCGCCTTTGCAGACCGGGGAATACCGTTTCGCACAACTGACAACAAGCTTTTCGACATCGTGACACCTGAGTGCCGCTCTGTCAACATCGGCGCTCTTCCCGGATGACGTCATTGCGGCGGCTCCGGTCGTGCGCCATGACGTCAACACCTCAGTTAAAGGGCCGGTTGGTCTTCAACCACTTCCGCGGCCTGTGCTGAATAGGAAGCGGGGACATGCTGCCTCGGACgagagtcaagtcaagtcagttttattcgTTGAGCCCATTGTCACAAAACATGGTTCgcctcagtgggctgtacagtttacgacatccctctgccctcagaccctcacatcacccaaggaaaaactcccaaaaaacaaagaaaaacaaaaaaaagtcgcTTCACCTCGGTCTCACTTTGCGGAGGTCAGGTTTGCCTGAGGCGTGATGTGTCGTGGCGCCCTCCCTCTCCCGCCAGCTCACCTGACCTGGGATTCTCGATGCTGTGTTGCCTGTGTAACATAGTTAAAAAGGTTCAGGATAAAATAATTGGTTAAATCCTGCTAAATGGGACGACAGCGCCATCTGCTGTTTTTATCGGTACCTGCAGTCTTAGTTAGCGAAGGATTATGGGTAATTCCCAGAACAATGGAGGAACTCCGTAGAGGTAACGTGTTTGTGAATGTCTGTGGACAAAATGATATTAACTGACctttaaaaagcactgaaaaccttaactggctgtattttgtttgttattaattGTTTAAGGTTAATTTCGCTATGTTTTTATTGAGTTGGCTGTGGGTTTTCGGGGTTTTATTGTCGGTAAAGGAAGAATTATTATCCCTGCGCATTGCTAGCTGAAACGGTACGTTAGCTGTCTTTCCAGAGAGCGCATGTGCTGTGTCCACGTTGACGGTGATTTGCTCTGTGTCCATGTTTTgactgcagactgcagagaaagaaaataaacctgAACTGTGACAACCCAGATCAGCTCCGTGACATTTATTCAAAAGAGGACACACCACGCAGAGGTCACACCTGCACCCTTGACTGTTCTCCCTCCTCAATTTGAGCAGCCCGCTCATGTTGGACCGCCTGGCACCGGGATGCCAGCGCCACTTCCTGCTCTTCCTGGCCATCCACAGCAGCTCTGTCCCCTTGGGGCACCTGGCACCAGGCTGccggtgccctctactgctcaaCCTCAGCAACTGCAGCATTTGTTTCTTGATGGAATTTCTGGCACCGGGGTATTGGCGCCCTCGGCCGTGTATGCTCGACAATCGTACCACTTACAAAAGCCGGTTCTCTCTTCTTGGGGCGTCTGGTACCGGGCAGCCAGTGCCTTCTACAGCTTACATCGACGCCTGCAGcagttcgcttttgctggggagaCTGGCgttgggatgccattgccccgGCCGTACACGCTCGGCAACcgcaccacttcgctctcgctggggctTCTGGCACTAGCatgccgctgcccccagttgtacgtccacagtgacttcgacagttcgctcccgttggggcatctggcaccgagaTGTCGGGGCCCCCAGATGTACGACATCGGCTACTGCACCTGTTCACTCTCCTTGGGGCtttggcaccgggctgccagtgccctctaaTGCCTACCCTCAAAGCCTGCATCCGCATTGTTCCTCAGGGGAGGGCTTTCCTTTCTCACCTGTTGCCTGTGCTTCTTCCGTCCCGTCGCTCATGACCTCTCCTTCTTTTGTGACGATCACCTGTCTCATCCTCAGGACATCAACCTTTTTGATGACGTGGCTCCGTCTGCcggttttgggggtttttaaCGATGGAAGATGGTTCGTAAGGCAAATGGCCCCAAGAGTTGGAAGGAGACTGCCAGGTCACtttatctgctctctttgaGATCTACCCCATCATCGTCACCACCACGTTATGGGGCCGTGAATGGAGTCGCCTATCTGTCCTCATCTACTCAGACAATCTCGCAGTAGTTTGACATCATAAAGAAGTTCAGAAGATTGGCTCCTCATGTAGACTCACACCCGACTCCGGTTCCTCCATATTCGACCTTGCCTTTCAACATCTAAACCCAGCTTTCATGCCCCTGATCTGGAATCTCAGAACACCATCATCAATAGCCTGTCCCCTGCAACTTTCACGACAtgcataacatcacttttcttcgtTTGATCTCATCACCTTAACCTGCTTCATCACCCACGGCCATTCTGTCCTGGGAAATTAAAACCCAGACAATCAAAGTCTACCTCAGCGGCATTTCGTTCATCTCTAAACTCCTAACCGGTAGTCATGGCCAGCTCATGGTCATCCCCCAGATCACCTCACTGCTGTGAGGCCTCTCACGCTAAGAACCAGCCCAAAATCCTCGTAGACTCCCATTAACCACGGATCTGCTGTCACGCTGTATCCACACCATCCGCTCCAGATATAGCATACCTCACGTCAACCAAACTCTAGAGGCAATGTTCATTCTCGCCTTCTTCCGTTTCCTCAGATGCTCAGAATTCACTGCTTAGACCCTTCGATATGATCCATGTCGGCACGCCTGCCTCTCGGACCTTTTTTCTCTAACGACACCATAGTTATTcttaaaaagaaccaaaaccaacTAATCTAGCCAACCCACTCCCGTCTTCTACTTTAACATTCAATCAGTTCTAAACCCCTTCCTTATACTCTCCAACTACTTACATTTTCGGAAATCACAAAGCAAATCCCAAGATGACCCTCTGTTTGCATCTGAATCCGGCCAGGTGGTTACCGGCTTCTGGTTCCACCAACACTTCCGTCAGGTCCCGTCATTGTCAGGCATCTCTCCCATGAATTACTCCAGACATTCTTTCAGAATCGGAGCTGCCACCTCAGCTTCCCGCAGCGGTATACAGGAACACTTTATTCAGATCATGGGCAGATGGTCCTCCAAGCTTATCGCCGTTACGTCCGTTCCGACCTAAGAGATCTCAAACcggctttttcctctctctctataatgcacgcttttgggggtctgtcgtgcccgggagccacggcggattcccaccgaagcttccccacaccgcactcaataattcaacatcaatgtttataccaaatctacattcacgtcagtaaattgttaaaattaattccgattgaggtgtggtccttgctagtgaaaaGCATGGTGGGTCTTGTAATTGTGATTTTACAGATAacacatatgtgtgtatgaatgtatgtactgtatgcctgtgtttatatgtatgtatgtgtgtatgtatatgcatTTTCTACAAATTATGTTATACCCTGTTTTCTTATATTGTATagaattttaaagcactttgtaactctggtttagaaaagtgctataaCGATAGTAATagtaacaattattattattattattattattattattattattaaagtaatATGGCTTTTGTTTATCTCATTGTACAGCACAGAGAAGACAAAGTTGAACAGataaatgaaaagattttgACTACtatgcacttttaaaaatgtatattaaatgGTATctatattaagaaaaaacacaacacagtgaACTTGGACACAGTTATACAATAGTGCAATGAAGCAGAATGTAAAGACGGCTGGAGTAAGTATGCGATGATTTGATGTAACAGGTTGCTTTACACATCATTTACGTGAGATTGATGGATATGAAAGCATATTATATACAATGTATACAGCAAGTCTTATGATAGTGATGATGTTCTCATGTTGAAGAACAGCATATAggataaattattattacaggaCAAGCAGATGCTAAGTGTTAGAGTTATTGATGCTGTAATCAAAAGCAATTTACAGAGCATTCAACCAAGAGGGGACAACAACGAAAAGTGCAAGAGTCATGCAAGTAATTCAAGTATGCTGAGCATGGGCTGCCCAAAGCTCACCATTAGCGCTCACCTGGTTGGTCACCTGGTAGAGTGGACAGCCCATGTACAAacgctgtgtccttgctgcaggctgcagatCTGATTTTAACcccagccctttgctgcatgtcatccccccgTCTCTCTCTGCGTTTCATActatatctgtttttattgaataaaaagcaaaaagcgcctaaaaaatatttaaatataaagacAAGACAAAGGAAGGTTTTGTTGAAGAACAAActaaacaggaagaggaagctCTCGCCTTCACAGCAGTATTTTTGTCGATACTCAAGTCAGTCTGCAGCGAGACGCCATGGAGGCCTCACAGCGCTCTGCTTCCCACTGTGTGAGTACTGAacaagttttattattttatttctttagtttAAACATCCTGTACATCAAACCATCTTTGTCTTAAATTCAACTTTGCATTCATGTTTCTCCAGTGATGCTCAAATTCACGCTGCTGAACAGTTATACTGAGAAAAGTGGTGAGTAACAAatcaaaagtcttaaatatgCTCTAATATTTGCATTATTCACTCCATCTAAAGTACTCTTAAACCAGACTTGTctctttaatgtaatttaatgttcCTACACTTTTGTTTGAtgttatattttctgaaaggtTCAGTTCAGTTAATCAATATCGCAAGCAAACATTTGAATACAGCTTGCAGAAAGTTTTTAGACAAGTTTCTTTTGGGACACTAAGTTTAAtttctgctttcagatgcaACGTTTCTCCGCATCACTCCAGACAGACTGCAACACTTTAAATTTGACTCAGTGGCTTTTCACTGCGTGGAGCCCGATGGCTTGACTAAATTGAGAGTAATCAGAAATAATACGGAAATTGATCCAGGATGTCAGATTCAGAGGACGTCGACAGGGTCCTCCTGCACCATTAGGAGAGTCTATCCAGCAGACAGTGGACAGTACTGGTGTGAGACTGAACAAGGAGACAAAAGCAACAGTGTCTATGTCACTGTAACCGGTACgtttatggtcatttttaagtCTGTACATCAAGTTCAAAATATTCTGATTTGgactttttaaactaatttgcatttttttcccctgtataGTTTTGCAGAATaatggaaaacataaaaagaaaattgaaacaGTCTGTTTTGTCCTCTTCTATGATgtctttaaacataaaattactgCTTAATATGGTGCAGATATTGGTGTAGATATGGGCTCTTATTTTGTGAGTCTGAGAGGCCCTTACACTCTGCTTGAAGCATACTCAACCTGTAAAATATCATTAATGATTAATTCTGGAGCCAGATTTAGTTGTTGTATCAGAAGGTTGACCTATCTgtcacagtgtaaaaatattgcttaattgatttttgattcattttctaTTGTAAGTCCAGGTTTGTAACTGAAGTATGTGGCTTACATTTCATGTTACATGTCGTCCAGCTGGTTCAGTGATCCTGGAGAGTCCGGTCCTCCCTGTGAGCGACGGAAAAGCTGTGACGCTGCGCTGCAGAAGTAAGGCGACTTCCACCAACACCTTGGCCgttttctataaaaatggcCATCTTGTGAAGAGCTTTCCTTCGGGAGAGATGACCATCCACAGTGTTTCCAAATCTCATGAAGGACTCTACAAGTGCAACATCTCAGGTGTTGGAGAGTCAACGGAGAGCCGGCTGGCTGTCAGAGGTGAGACACAACAGTGtcagaaaacatccaaaaatccagtTATTTGACAATaacaattatattttataaaaatatgtgtCTGCCAGTATCCTGAAAACTGCTACCATCTGCTGTTTTAATAATCTCGTGACAGTTTGCTGTTGCATTTGCGATGCTTTTCTTTGcctaaattttgtttgtttttcacaagtattcaaacctttgaactgtGAGCAAATTTGTGTGATCACTTTCAATaatacctaaaaaaatgttctcatttgctgcttattgccttctactcatgttttttaaagaaattaagccatattttttcactttttaaagggttaatatttatgttttgcatttctatggaaa encodes:
- the LOC121962498 gene encoding low affinity immunoglobulin gamma Fc region receptor II-b-like, translating into MLKFTLLNSYTEKSDATFLRITPDRLQHFKFDSVAFHCVEPDGLTKLRVIRNNTEIDPGCQIQRTSTGSSCTIRRVYPADSGQYWCETEQGDKSNSVYVTVTAGSVILESPVLPVSDGKAVTLRCRSKATSTNTLAVFYKNGHLVKSFPSGEMTIHSVSKSHEGLYKCNISGVGESTESRLAVRARTVSVTPQKPHEDPHSGDSNGRHVSILLWIAVTILITALLLVGLLNIRKHRVSVELLVEMC